The following are encoded in a window of Arachis duranensis cultivar V14167 unplaced genomic scaffold, aradu.V14167.gnm2.J7QH unplaced_Scaffold_165934, whole genome shotgun sequence genomic DNA:
- the LOC107477755 gene encoding isoflavone reductase homolog: MLNYSPDIYKLEILTIGWKVEKLENRIETKIEGAMEKSKVLVVGGSGYIGRRLVKASLAEGHETYVLQRTEIGLDIDKLQMLLSFKKQGAHLVEASFSDHRSLVDAVKLADVVICAMSGVHFRSHNLLLQLKLVDAIKDAGNVK, from the coding sequence ATGCTGAATTATTCGCCTGATATATATAAATTGGAAATATTGACTATAGGGTGGAAAGTAGAGAAGTTGGAAAACAGAATAGAAACGAAAATTGAAGGAGCAATGGAAAAGAGCAAGGTTCTGGTGGTGGGTGGGAGCGGCTACATAGGGAGGAGGTTAGTGAAGGCAAGCCTGGCAGAGGGGCATGAGACGTATGTGCTTCAGAGGACGGAGATAGGCCTCGATATTGACAAGCTGCAGATGCTCCTCTCCTTCAAGAAGCAGGGCGCCCATCTCGTCGAGGCCTCCTTCTCCGACCACCGAAGCCTCGTTGACGCCGTCAAGCTTGCAGATGTCGTCATCTGTGCCATGTCAGGTGTCCATTTCCGCTCTCACAACTTGCTCCTGCAGCTCAAACTTGTTGACGCCATTAAGGATGCTGGCAACGTTAAG